DNA sequence from the Lycium barbarum isolate Lr01 chromosome 5, ASM1917538v2, whole genome shotgun sequence genome:
AGAGCACTTGCTCAATTTTTCTTACATCAACATAATCTATCCCTAATAAAATGACATAATGTAGTATTTATCCTAGGTTAAGAATAAAGACTAATAATCAttattacaaaaatacccttaatgaaataaggGTCTTCTTAGTCTTCTTTGGCATGTGGGCTTGTGTTTTAAAAATAGGCCCTTTGCATAAATGACCTCTTTTTCCATGCTCCAAGTATTCTTTCAAGTGGAGTCTTGTACTTCCATTTTAGCATCCTTTCAAGCCTCAAATCCTTTTTCCATGCATCTTCAAAGTACTTCAAGCAATATTTTGATACAAGATCGGATCTGCAAGCTTGATAGCCATCTTGGGGTCTATCAATTTGTATCTTACCAGAAAATGGAGAGAACTTTTAGCTCCCTATGGTCATAGATTTTGAGGTCTTGAAATTAAAAAATGTTATGTTTTTGAAGTTGTAATTTTGGAACTTGAAGTTGTGTGTGAACATGCGTTTTActtgaaaaaaaattgaagttttgtgagtggaaATGAATTTTCTCCCAAAAACTTATCTGAAACAGTTTCTGaaacttgaaaatattttgaaaataaatttttaaaatctcatcaaatttcatggccaaacaaatatttgattttaaaatcTGATCCAAAATCTATAGTCAAACGCTAACTTAGAGTTTATTTGGTTATAAGATTATAACATCGAGATAGAATTTTAATTTTGAGATTAGCAATGCTAAATTTTTTTATATCAAAATAGTAATAGTATTATTTTTATACCACACTATATGGAATAACAATTCCAAAATAAAGTAACATATTTGTCCTTCTTCAAAGTTTTTCTCCtagtcttttaaaaaaaataaatgttAAAACTGAAAATAAAAGTTTGTTTACTTTAAATCAAACACATGTTTTAGGAGTAAGGCACTAGTACCCCCAGAACTTTGGCCAAAGTTATTGCGACACACCTTATCTTTACTAGGGTCCTATTATCCCCTAAACTATTTTAAAGTGTAATAAATGCCACCCTAAGTGCTAACGCGGCACAGAGAACCAAACATTTGGCAGACAGTGAAATACACGCGTTGCCATGTGTAATTTCGTAAATTTATTAAAATCTATttcattttcttcctttttgttttctttttaattccGAAATGTATGGAAATTTTACTTTATATTTAGAAAAATGAAAAggacaattgttattgttattgtttttttaTGAGCTTGAAAAAGAATTAGACGTGTTGAGCATATTCGAAGGTTGTTGATGTTTTAAAGttgagattcaagtgctaaacTCATTCTAGATCCTTAGTTGTTGACGAGATTCGAAAATGAATAAAGAATTGAATCCACCTTTGTTAAACCTTGAAAAAGCTTGAAGAACAAAAAAATGGGTTTGTCAAAATTTCTTGATTGTTAGCCAAATTGATTATTGGGGTTTGGTGATGATGTTGGTGTGAAGTTGTAGTTGAATTTTGAGCTTGATTGGTGCGGATTTAGCTAGTTTTGTTGAATTTTGAGACCAAAAATTAGATCTGGAGTTCTTGAAAATGGGTGATAAAATGGGGATGGAGAGCTCTTGAAGATCAGCTTTGGAACTAACACATGGCCATTTCGTATAGGTTAGAGCTTTTTTTTTCAAGTTCCATGCGCTTGAAGGAGGTGTTCTCACGCCCTCCTCCACGTCAGCACATAAGGtgcaaaaaaatacaaaaaaaaagttTACGGAGTAATAGGACCCTAGTAACAATAAGGTGTGTCGCAACAACTTTAGCTAAAGTTCAAGGGTATACTAGTGCCTTAtccccatgttttatattaaacATATGCGAATAAAAGAATATCCACTAAGTAATCTTGTCATTATTTAAATTCTAATATTATAATCCCCACATTATAATCTAGTACAACTTCTTCACACCAACCAGCCCCTTGGAGCTTGTTCGATCAAACATTTAAAATTTGcttatttgaaaaatattttttatcgaATGAAATTCAGAAAAGGCACTTTCCGATAGTAGCAATCCGTCTTGACCAATCTTTccaaaaatacttttgagcacAATTTAAAATATAGTATAAAATTTTGCTTTACGATTACTTCACTTAAATAGATAAATGATTTTGAAATTACTTTATTTGATAGATAAATGATTTTGAAATACTTATTGtttttgtacgtgtgtgtgtgtgagagagagtaTACTGTTTTTAAACTTTTAGTGACAATCGTAGTTCATGTAATAATCAACACAAACAAACCAAATATATATGTAATATAAGAAATTAAACATACTTGTACACCATCTTAATAGCTTCCACAATTTTTCAGTACTTCAGAAACCAAAACAGAACACACAAAATAAATCTCCTCAAAACATGACAATACTTAGAAAAATGCTTTATGTTGCTGCATTCAGGTCTGTATCTTGAATTAAAATAAACCCCTTATTTTGCAGCACTCAATTGCTCCATCATACATCACTTCCAGACCATGCTCATACTTGAATCCAGTCTCCAAGAGTTTCTTTGATGAATATTCAGGATATTGAGAATCACATACTTCCTTTGACAACCTATAAAAGAGATACTAGCAATTAGTACATAAATCAGTTAGTTTAATTACTTTGGGTGTATTTGGtaaaaaggaaaatgttttccaccaaaaatatttttttgaaaattattttcttgaaaataagtgattttcttacttttttttttaatgcttggtaaaatattaaatatatagGCAAACACTATTGGAGTCAGAGGGCTAGGAATATGGGGGTGGTGGGATGGGGCTATGGGGTTTGGGATGGGATTTGGAGGGTGGGAATTAGACAATTAGTTTGAAATACTCTttccggttcaaaataagtgtccacttagcctttaacACACCGCTTAAGAAAATGctaatttctagaaaaaaaaaaataggcatTTGACTAAACTATACTTAATTAAATAGATTTTGGGATCTGATCACTAGCACTcaataagggcaaatttgaaaaaataaagttaactctttcttgcaccaaaataaaaaggctaagtgggTACTTATTTTGAATCGAAAGAAGAACCACTTATTGAACttgtttttcttaatttcatcGCGCATTAGGGATCAAAAAAGTTTTCCAAAacttttgaccaaccaaacatgaaaaagttgaaaacatttattgaaaatattttcctccattccgataccgaacacacccttaatcTCAAGATTTCAACAAATTAAAAGATTGAAAAATAAGTGATttataccgaacacacccttgatctcaatatatcaacaaatTAAAAGATTGAAAAATAACTGATTTAGAGAAATTACTCGACAATTGGAATTTTATATTCTGGATATCTTGCTGATAAAAGTCTTGTGAGTTGATTTATTGTTATTGCAACATTGGAACAAATGTATCTTCCTCTTGCATTTGGATATTCAAAAAGAAAGATGTGTGCATTTGCCACATCATCCACGTGGACCACAGGGATAGTAGGATAATGCTCTATCATCAAATCTCTTTCTCCTGCACAAGTTAGAGAATTAATCATGGAAGAAACAAACATTATGTTCAATCTAGTTAAATTTTATACACTATTCATGCTCATTTTTTACTGAAAAAGAAAAATTAGAACTCTTTACTCATTTATACCGTCAATACTATGTTTTCTTGCGAAAACAAAAATTTGATTTTGCAAGAAAATAAAAGTTGGGCCGCATAATAGCGTTAATATACACACTGACTAGCTAATGGTGGCAAATGGACGTGTTGCATCAAATTTGAACACGTCAAACGTGTCATCAATAAACAGGTTATGAGCCAATTAACTAAAATTTTGCTTGGAGCAAAATAGATTGGGCCAAGAAGAATTAAATAACAGGTCATAATTCAACTCATCCACCACCATCCTCCAGCGCCAAACATGGCCAGCAACCACCTCGAGA
Encoded proteins:
- the LOC132642383 gene encoding vestitone reductase-like, whose translation is MTGLEVIDESSWSDVEFIRKNCPVLAAYSICKTLAEKTAFEFAEKHDIEVVSVIPPWIHGPFVTPHCPGSVRDLMGYFFGERDLMIEHYPTIPVVHVDDVANAHIFLFEYPNARGRYICSNVAITINQLTRLLSARYPEYKIPIVELSKEVCDSQYPEYSSKKLLETGFKYEHGLEVMYDGAIECCKIRGLF